One Nymphaea colorata isolate Beijing-Zhang1983 chromosome 12, ASM883128v2, whole genome shotgun sequence genomic window, AAACATAATGTAAATTACTGCAGGTGAATCGAGCCAAACCTTGATTTCGTGGTGATTTTAGAGTCAGCCCAGCCCACGAGTTTGCAAACTATGATCCAAATGTAATTGAGCCACGTATTTATATTCTCACAAGTAAAATGATTGATTAATGAGAGGGGTGGTTGTAAGGATATTGTGAAGACCACAAGAGGGCATTTTAGTAAAAGTGAAACGATTGATCTGCTAGCGTGGAGGGGAGGTGGCTTCTTAGCTGGCGGACGCGGCGAACGTGAACGGGGAAGGTTGCTTTCTAGACTAGACTGAATAGTTTGGAGATATTTTCTTACCACGTACTGTATATTCTACCATATACCCGGAAAAGACCCTACACGTCTTAGAAAACGCATTTCAGCCCAATAATGTCTCCCGTTCCATGTAAAGTCCTCAATTTTACTCAATTAGTGTTTTTATTTAATAGTTGAGCAGCTTATATGTTAGTCCCTTAGTAACAACTGTAGGATATCAAGTAtggtcacaaataatgtcttagagttttaagttttttttgggtataatacggtaagcttgaaaaaaaaaaagtaaatttttgaaaattttagaaaactaaaaatgacgaacaaaataaaataagttagaaactagtaacacaaacatcaaaagataagtaaatttgcaacaaatgaaaaataaaaaatgaaaatataactgtttggcattaaaaaacaaaaaaataaacaaaatgaaaaaaaagtgaaaaaaatgagaagaaaacgTGCTAAAAATGcgtttaaaacatgttttttttttgtttttaatgttttattaaacggctagttaatttatggtgttttttttttaaatacattttttgcGACTATTATCaacataaaaatattcaaatttctGTGAGTTGGTGTAAGCAGTTCCGATGCAAACATGCAGAGAAATGAGTCTCCTAAATCCCTGAAGcaaaatataaactaaaaaagATTATCAGACTTTCCAAAATATTGTCAACGACCTGCATCGAAAGATTAATGTAATGTGTCAGACTTCAAAAATGATTCGAAAGATTAATGTAATGTGTCAGacttcaaaaatgataaaaatgcttTTGATGATAAACTAGAAGActtctctcttaaaatttaaaatggaaCATGAACAATGATAAACAATAAGACATTTATTTCCCTTTACCACTTTTTGAAATTGGTATCCTTTTCAAGTGAACGATAGGTTAATAACTCGCCACTCAAATAAAAGTATCTGAAAGCTCTTGATTCCTCATAGTaacagaaaacacattttttatcgaaaaaaacaaataaattaaatggccatttaaaacttaaaaaaatattttttaaaaaaaattgcattttttactatttttcacttttttatttattttttcaattttttaatgtcaaatagttttttttatttattgcaaatctacttttgtgttattagtttctcatttttttattttccttttatttttagttttttttttaatttttaaaattttatcatatttttcttgttttttcttattttttttatgctctCTATAATACTTGATAAAGACCTCGACGTTTAAAACTATGAGACATTATGACTATCCTATTAACATCAACAATGGCAGTGATGTACCTTTTAACTTAGATAACTCGACGTCAAATGACTTCTTTAAGAAGCTTAATTTTGATTCAAAGTATGATATAAAAAGTATTGTCAGCCTTACATcataataaatttcatttttgccttttatattatatatatatatatatttctttattttaaagcTAAATTTAAGATTCTTTTTTGGTGtccagattttttttgttgtcaccaaaaggcaaaaagaaaaaatttgggTCCGAATATGAAACTTTGGAGCCAATAGGTGGAAACAATTGTGGGGTTGGAGTAACCAAAAAGGTGACTTCCTTGACCCTTCCTTCCCCAGAAGAAccggaagaaagaaaaggcgGGGAGGCGTTTTGGTTGGCGATGAGTTTGTAGCCAAGATCAACACGTCAATTCTGCTTCACCTTTgccgccctctctctctgtctcttgtcCTCAACAAGCCCATACTGATAAGCAGTGGAAGCTTCCTCGTAGTAGAATTTGTGGTTGAGGGACATTAATATAAGAGAGTCTTAGATTTGAAGGGTACcaatatatattaaactaagaTAAACCAACCAGCatataaataacataaattATGTAggcctgtgtgggcaactgcccacacttaGCCAGCCCCGTCAATGATTCAACCTCATATATAATATGAAGCAGTGCTGGAATCGGCCAGTTCAAATGGTGGGACTCACATACATATGAGTTCAAGCATCTGTTTACCGATTCACAAACAAATTCAGCCGAATCGATGAATCCGCGTCTCTGCAGAGCCGGCAGCGCCGCCGATTACGAGTGTCGCTTCTTGCATCCGCCATTAGCCACAGCGGTTTCCGTTGCCCGAGACGCCAAGATCGTTCTCGTTTTGGCCTTTGAGAGAGGACCAAGTTGCAGAGGCGGCGaccaaggaagaagaaggaaagaagaagaaggaaagaaggggAGGATGAGCAGGGACGGGAAGAACCATCTTTACTGACGTTTCTTTTTCACCACTAAAGGGTCCTTCAATCAAGGTCGTCCTCACCATCTTTGAATTCACATCCGAATCTAAAGATGGTCTTAGCCCACATCTAATTTTTCGGATGCCAATGGGTCCAACTCGATGTGACCTTAACCCATATCTAATTTTtcggatgttcacatatttggatttgaatgagcatgaaaaaaagtgatatccgaatccaaaatccaatgtCACAGTCAAAATCCGATACGAATCTGTTATTTGAATTCACATCCGAGTCTAAATCAAAATCCGAATTTTAAATGGAATCCAGTTGACtttccaaatctaaatccaatctgccctcatttcttaaatctgaatccaatctgatggatattaaaattttctctatatctgaatttttcaaattgaatatccaatcaaaatcaaatatatGGACATCGCCACTCGTGGAAGGTGGCGATGGCTGAAGAAATTCCAGAACTCCACATATTCATTCCAAACACATGTTCTACATAAGCAGAATGCACTGCGTTTGATTCAGTCAAACACTTCATCTAAGGCCTTCACCGTGTTTGGATTGCTTGGGGCCGAGACTGTTAACTACGGGTTGACCATAATTTTTTTCAGTTGAAGGTTTTAAGCCACGACTAAGAAAGTGACACAATGTAATTGCTTGGTGTTGCTAAATTATATGGATATATATGAAAGAACTATGCATCGTCATCAGTCAAACATTATATTCTACATAATTTTGTGGACTTATTGTCTTACGTTTTGGCTTAAACAATATATGTTCCAAGTTTCATACCACACACTCTCCACGtttcttaattttatattgAATTTCCCAGAAAAGAGTATATTATAGAAACCTTAGAAAAGCGTCTCACCATTCAGTTAATATGCAATAAATGACACTGACAGTTTTTACAGACTAGACTTGTGCTCATTTTGCGTATGAACAGAATCCTGATCGCAATGTTTAAGTATACTGTCATGGAACAGTACGTTTTGTGctcatattttcaatttttaagcGGATTCAACAGCAAGTTCTCGATTAGATtacagtttttttgtttgactactcttaatttcttatttagGGGCGTTCGGAAGCAGCCTGATTGAAAGTTTCTCACAGTTTGGTAGCTCAGAAATAGAGACATCGCAATTTCCACCACTCTCAAACCATTAGGATCTAAAATTGTGTTCACATTTTGGGAAGCGGAGCTAGGATTTTATCTTTAGGAAGGCTGACCGATCTTGCAACCActaaagaaattaaattttttcaaaatttagaagaGGCTCCATCTACAAATGGACAATATACCCAACCTCCCTTGAATTATGTCTTGTAATCCCCTAAGGATGTTTGATACCGTAGAACACGGCGTTTCGTGGATTGGAGTGATGACACTTCACAGATTCAGAAATGGTGGAATCAAGTGTTTGGTCTTCCCTACCCAGCTTGGTAGAGATGACACTCCCCAAAACGATTTCGTTTTGCAATTTCAAGAACGAAAATCAAACAACCTCCTATGGAAGAATGTATAGGCTGTGGTTGTGACTTATAGAACCGAAAAATATCCTAGAGGCACTGTAACTGTAATCATATGAACcatgagaaaaaacaaaaaaaaggtaaatgCAGATTGATAAGTggtcagtttttattttgaatccCCAGACATCAACTAtgctacagaaaaaaaaaaaaaactcttttctAGATAATATCCCCCATATCTTTCtcccaaaacttggttttgacaCGAATGGCCAGTCAAATTCTTTGGCAGGGGTACAGCGTTACTCATTCACTTCAGAAGTGCACCTTGGTCGTGATTTATGCAAGATGCCTATTCTGTTGTTTTTTTGCCGCTTGTGGAACATATCATGATGATGGATCACTTGATCACCAACACCTTTCCTTTTTGCTACTGAACCTATTGTTCTTGGAAGGGGAAACTTGGATCTGCATTGCAGGAGGCCGTCATTCAGGGTTTGTTAACTAGGAACTATTTCATGAAGGCgacatggaaaagaaaaattggagCCGACcacaataaaaaggaaaggaacatTGGAAGGATCCAAATCAGAGTTGGATCCAAAGGAGAGCCacagacagagggagagaaagaatcAACGTTGCGAAAAGGCGTATAGCATGATGATTGAGCCACGCACTGCAGATACTAAGTCAGAATAGCAAGAATTAGAGAACACATAAAAAGCATAAATATCTTAAGAATACCCAAGTTCCAACTGACATTTCAAATAACCTGATCCTACCAATGCAACCTACCAACGTTcatagagaatgaaaaaaaacactttGTTCCAcggaaaaatagaagaaaaatctaGGGGTCTGCAGTAAACAAGAGACAAAATTGCTTGCTACAGGAAATATGCTTGACATTTATGCCTCGTCGGTCACAATGGTTCCCTTCTCGCTCACATAGATACCATCAAGGAACTTTCTTATATCCTTGTTCTTCACATGGCATTTCTGTCAaacatagcaaaaaaaaattgacgttGTTAAGAAACCGATTGCTGTTACATCAGCTCGATATTGCAATACCAAACAGAATGAGACCTTGGACACTTATACCACAGAAACGGGTCAGAGGAAGCACACATACCTGATTTATCAATGCAGCAGATCGGGACACAAGCTCAACATCGTTCCCGTCCAATATCAGCTCATCCTTAACTTTCTCTGAACGAAGAACAGTCACGCCGTGTAACATGTCCACCTTCCTCACCTGACGAGTACAATTGTAAAgtataaaaaagaaactaaaaaaggTTGCATACAGCAAATGGATCAAATATTTTTGTGAATTAGGCAGTAATTCAAAGGAAATTCAGTTTTCCATGTTGAAGGTGAGAACAGCATAAGAAACGACCAGAAAAAGACCAGGATcagcttaaaaaaaaagtgacgaCAGACTGAAAATAACAGGTGCATCCGTGTATGTATCATTCCGAAAGCTGCCATATTTTACCACTGCACAAAGATTACAAATAAGTGAATTATCATATGTCAGGaacaatttcttttataatGTGCCCTGCAGAATTTTGCATTGGAGCAGCAGTAAATTTTCCCTGCTAGCCATTGAGAAGTCCAAGACAGAATTTATGGGTTATGTGAATCCTGGTGCATTGAGACGTCATTGACTTACAAAAAAACAATAGAAGCCCCATAAAATTCTACCCATCAAAGTTGCCAGAAACTACAAAATTGCAAGAAAACCTAGTATTCgagaaaaacaatgaaggaCAGATGCATTCAAGCTCAATCAGCAGTTAAGAAGTTGGGAAATCcatacccccccccccccccccgggGGCCTCTCAAACACGCACCGACACACAAAGCATGAGAACGAGTTAGGATATCGGCTGCCCAAAACCCCTTTTTCACAGCCATTCATGCAGTAGGGGATTCTTTTGCAAAGTGATTCATTAAGAAACTACAGAGAAGTAGCGCAGTGGCTTGGGAATTGGTTATCATGGAAACAAAATGAACTCATGGCCACCAACTCGGCACATGCCTAAGCATGCATAGCACCTATAAATGTATTGGCCATGTGTTTTACACGAAGAGGAGTACAATTAAGTCCtatgttaaaaatgaagaactggTTAACAACCAAAACAATACACAAActcattttcaaatcaaaatttcaaggaaggaaattctGGAAATGAGAAAGGCTATTCTCCTCAACAAACTCATTAACGTACAAGCAACCCTTCACACAATTCATCCACCTAACAAACATTTTCTCACAGAACTTCGAGTTCGCACTCCCATTTAACAGAGTACTTAGGACATTGGAGATCTCCTCACATTCTGCCTTCCAGAAAAAGTGCCAACTCTCAAGGCTCAAACTTATGATTCATGCCAATACCGTGGGACATGCTTCAGTCATATATTTGATGAACATATTCTATGAAATTTCGTCCTGTTTTCCACCACTAAATATTTTGAAGATACAGTGGGATGGATAATGCTTTCAAACCAATATTTCTTGCAATCCAAATAACCAGCCACCCTCgcaaatgaaataaaacaataggAGTGCCTTTACAATGATGATCAATGTGTGCAAATCAAACATCatcaaaatataaaacaataaaaaaaaaatagacacaTCAAGGAAAGCAGTATCTCATCATATCAAAGCACGGCCAGAGGGAAAAAACATCGGATCACGAAAATTTGCAAAAATGAAACACCACAAAAGCAACCgatatcattttttctttcttggcagCGCATCTTACCCGCTTCTCGCCCAAAAAGTTTCTGATCTCGATGGACGTGTTCGAGTTGGTGATGCTGGCGTTGATGGGGAAGTGAGCATAGACGAATCGCATCTTGTACCGGTAGCCCTTGGTGACGCCGGTGATGAGATTCTGGATGTGGCTAATGGCGGTGCGGATGGCGGCCATCGTGCGCCTCGACCCAAACCACGCGTCCACCTTCAGCTTGCGACCTCCCTCGGTGAGCTGGAAGTCGAGGCTCAGGTGCTTGAAGTCCCGGGTGAGGGTGCCCCTCGGCCCCTCCACCTTCACGAACTTCGCCTTCACCGTCACCGTCACCTCCTCCGGGATGTCCATCGTCTGAGAGGCCAATATGGTCTTCATCTTTGCCCGGCCTTCCGCAGAAACCGACTTGCAGATGCGACGGCCGACGAAGTAGTAGGAACAAACGAAAGACAGACTCGGGGTGGAAGCACCGGCCCTTAAACCCTAATCACGCTGCCCTTTTTCTCAAAGATAAAATTACAAATTACCCCTTTATAATTTGCAAATAACAGGAACCTACCCCAATTAACAAAGAGCCCCTCAACTTTCTTACAGAATTCACAAAACGCCGGATATTAACGAAAACGTTCGTATCAGCTGCTGGTTTTGTGTTTATTTGacacttttctttgtttcttgagTCTCAATAACAAGTTAAAGAGCGGAgtcaaaaaaaacaaaaaaaaaccaaaaaacactCATTATAAAAATCctaaacataataaaatgaataaacGGCACAATAC contains:
- the LOC116265186 gene encoding 60S ribosomal protein L9; this translates as MKTILASQTMDIPEEVTVTVKAKFVKVEGPRGTLTRDFKHLSLDFQLTEGGRKLKVDAWFGSRRTMAAIRTAISHIQNLITGVTKGYRYKMRFVYAHFPINASITNSNTSIEIRNFLGEKRVRKVDMLHGVTVLRSEKVKDELILDGNDVELVSRSAALINQKCHVKNKDIRKFLDGIYVSEKGTIVTDEA